A DNA window from Vibrio cidicii contains the following coding sequences:
- a CDS encoding BspA family leucine-rich repeat surface protein — protein MKKTILSIIILSTITAQAAFVAIIGGEGSGVTYNIASDDPNGEIGQVIGDGQYVITKPSNGGGSETEQPNPNPDEPVNSCVGEELTREELRYLIGSGADYSKACVSTITDFSRLFDGLSVDYDITGWNVSSGLTFQYMFRNSSFNQDISRWNVANGTNFSYMFEGATAFNQPLNDWNLSNATNLMNTFKNASSFNQPLDKWDTSNVKYFDYTFEYASAFNQNISSWNTSSARWYPKSFSMGSSLTFENSPEF, from the coding sequence ATGAAAAAAACAATACTAAGCATAATAATACTCTCAACGATTACAGCTCAAGCAGCGTTTGTAGCAATAATTGGCGGTGAAGGTTCAGGAGTTACGTACAATATAGCGTCTGATGATCCGAATGGTGAGATAGGGCAAGTGATCGGAGATGGTCAGTATGTCATAACCAAGCCTTCAAATGGGGGCGGTAGTGAAACTGAACAGCCTAATCCTAATCCTGATGAACCAGTAAATTCATGTGTCGGTGAAGAACTCACGCGAGAAGAATTGCGTTATCTAATTGGTTCAGGTGCTGACTATTCAAAAGCCTGTGTATCAACAATCACTGATTTTTCAAGGTTATTTGATGGTTTGTCAGTTGATTACGATATCACGGGCTGGAATGTATCAAGCGGCTTAACCTTTCAGTACATGTTCAGAAACTCGTCTTTTAACCAAGATATAAGTAGATGGAACGTTGCAAATGGTACGAACTTCTCATACATGTTTGAAGGCGCGACTGCATTTAATCAACCGTTAAACGACTGGAACCTGTCAAATGCTACTAATTTGATGAACACGTTTAAAAATGCATCGAGTTTCAATCAACCACTTGATAAATGGGATACGTCAAACGTCAAATATTTTGATTATACATTTGAGTACGCATCTGCATTTAATCAAAACATTAGTAGCTGGAATACATCATCAGCGAGATGGTATCCCAAAAGTTTTTCAATGGGCAGTTCACTAACTTTTGAAAATTCACCTGAATTTTAA
- a CDS encoding competence protein CoiA family protein, with protein sequence MSVDNGLKCDCVCPDCLQPLVANQGKVKRWHFSHASNAECKGESVIHRLAKQVILDAARSRKALLVSSNGGTVYKQDKDGIVHSKAWYAPERQK encoded by the coding sequence ATGTCTGTAGACAATGGCCTGAAATGTGATTGTGTTTGTCCAGACTGTCTACAACCACTTGTAGCGAATCAGGGGAAGGTTAAGCGTTGGCACTTTTCACATGCTTCAAATGCTGAGTGTAAGGGTGAGTCAGTCATTCATCGGTTGGCAAAGCAAGTTATTCTCGATGCAGCACGTAGCCGTAAGGCATTGCTCGTAAGCTCTAATGGTGGAACTGTATATAAACAAGATAAGGATGGAATAGTTCACTCAAAAGCATGGTATGCACCAGAACGCCAGAAATAA
- a CDS encoding GNAT family N-acetyltransferase: MNNLIMKSTNNFKAMEKITYLYGQVSEFSTTDKNEIREIVEEHKQALLNTDIVHTFEIRKSGKMVAGLYATEKKKYVEVHVIAVKKSRQSKGCGSALITEIKKLCDSVNKPFVIIVCQNEYDDVIEFYKKNGIDCEIERCSETTYLCNQDSHSKIERDNSIKYSIMGFDVDRLNHSVKSIFAKVA; encoded by the coding sequence ATGAATAATCTAATTATGAAATCAACAAATAATTTTAAAGCTATGGAAAAGATCACTTACTTGTATGGTCAAGTGAGTGAATTTTCAACGACAGATAAAAACGAGATTCGTGAGATAGTAGAAGAACACAAACAAGCACTGCTTAATACTGATATTGTGCATACTTTTGAAATACGAAAAAGTGGAAAAATGGTTGCAGGGCTGTATGCGACTGAAAAGAAAAAATATGTAGAAGTTCATGTAATTGCTGTTAAAAAATCTCGACAATCGAAAGGTTGTGGTTCTGCATTGATTACAGAAATAAAGAAATTATGTGATTCTGTAAACAAGCCTTTTGTGATTATCGTATGTCAAAATGAGTATGATGATGTAATTGAATTCTATAAGAAAAATGGAATTGACTGCGAGATCGAAAGATGTTCAGAAACAACATACTTGTGTAATCAAGATTCGCATTCAAAGATCGAGAGAGATAATTCTATTAAATATTCAATTATGGGATTTGATGTTGATAGACTTAATCATTCTGTAAAAAGTATATTCGCAAAAGTAGCATAG
- a CDS encoding prepilin-type N-terminal cleavage/methylation domain-containing protein: MKKEKGFTLVETLIAVSIAGVLSTGAIKFAIDELENDKQEKAGIEFVKIIGAVENRLLLDGFSESHWNQNEWKNTNEVINNLLREQLIAADANCSTGSWEPQDAEQKNAKLVDCLLWNKMPFDMQATAELKKDSAGFVESFELTLSFKDKAHFENEYQNLQRSLFKARVKDTSDSSSNHSYSFIDLNTKSDISNTQCINLDKDCGVMISYNRAGSFDYVRTDGSNSMLDSHLSFVDGSAGTGLTCAKWTNDKDDNSGAWIQTLDEDCGIGIYKQTGIPAAVDVVADNGSFKSVVLDEECVLYEWNGTNVVDSTKRSPCGMIDNGSTIYQVIPNLNSQAIIALSAKLNDLDSKAIQTDQLNTNEATLKSAKIQVANIDSLVSKVAVVDDMEIINTLKTALIDSSTGTTTFNSSAIFTQDTDMQRLTATEIETPNVFATNIETATINGVKLSNGYHTDIRSVSDIETTGEIKAKNFVSGSVELFDANGKETPQYCISEGKGAISTDKRTGRLLYCSGTYWKAASEYGEDSAPFGSIMLVPFNPANMIKDGWLELRGQSIINSSIINNCDTDKLKSVFGTKIPDWQGLFVRGAGIQYLDVKWWSRRDQVSKTSSKIFGYSSVANRKSSGYMQNIEGRVNTDDRSARNPKGVFRNEWNPSSGGADGGDSSTYDVIFDNSKIVRAHAHETAPAFVTAHYVMKCK, translated from the coding sequence ATGAAAAAAGAAAAAGGATTTACGCTTGTTGAAACACTCATAGCTGTAAGTATCGCAGGTGTGTTATCAACTGGTGCAATAAAATTCGCAATAGATGAATTAGAGAATGATAAACAAGAAAAAGCAGGAATTGAATTTGTTAAAATAATTGGTGCTGTTGAAAACCGCTTACTTTTAGACGGTTTTTCAGAGTCGCACTGGAATCAAAACGAGTGGAAAAACACAAATGAAGTAATAAATAATCTGTTAAGGGAACAATTGATTGCGGCTGATGCAAATTGTTCAACAGGTTCTTGGGAACCACAAGACGCTGAACAAAAGAACGCGAAACTTGTCGATTGTCTTTTATGGAACAAAATGCCTTTTGATATGCAAGCGACAGCAGAACTGAAAAAAGATAGTGCTGGTTTTGTTGAGAGTTTTGAACTGACTTTAAGCTTCAAGGATAAAGCACACTTTGAAAATGAATATCAGAACCTGCAAAGAAGTTTGTTTAAAGCAAGAGTAAAAGACACATCTGATTCTTCTTCAAACCACTCTTATTCCTTTATCGACTTAAACACAAAGTCAGATATCTCAAACACGCAATGCATAAATCTTGATAAAGATTGTGGCGTGATGATTAGCTACAACAGGGCTGGTTCATTTGATTATGTCAGAACTGATGGCAGCAACTCTATGCTTGATAGTCACTTGTCTTTCGTCGATGGAAGTGCTGGAACGGGCTTAACTTGCGCGAAGTGGACGAATGACAAAGATGATAATTCTGGTGCTTGGATTCAAACGCTTGATGAAGATTGCGGCATAGGCATTTACAAACAAACTGGTATCCCTGCTGCAGTTGATGTTGTCGCTGATAATGGCTCATTCAAGTCAGTAGTTTTAGATGAAGAATGTGTTTTGTATGAATGGAATGGAACAAACGTTGTAGATAGCACTAAACGATCTCCTTGTGGGATGATAGACAATGGTTCAACGATTTATCAAGTCATTCCAAACTTGAATTCACAAGCGATTATTGCCCTATCTGCAAAGCTGAATGATTTGGACTCAAAAGCTATTCAAACAGATCAGTTAAACACAAACGAAGCAACGCTGAAAAGCGCAAAGATTCAAGTAGCAAACATTGACAGTCTTGTATCAAAAGTAGCTGTTGTCGATGATATGGAAATCATAAACACATTAAAAACTGCACTGATAGATAGTTCAACTGGCACAACGACATTCAATTCTTCTGCGATCTTTACACAAGATACGGATATGCAGCGTTTAACAGCTACAGAAATTGAAACACCTAATGTTTTTGCGACAAATATCGAAACAGCTACTATCAATGGTGTAAAACTCAGCAACGGTTATCATACCGATATCAGATCGGTTAGTGATATTGAAACAACGGGTGAAATCAAAGCGAAAAACTTTGTATCGGGAAGCGTTGAACTGTTTGATGCTAACGGCAAAGAAACACCCCAATACTGTATATCAGAAGGTAAAGGTGCAATATCAACAGATAAACGCACAGGTAGACTTTTGTATTGCTCAGGAACGTATTGGAAAGCGGCATCAGAGTATGGTGAAGACAGTGCTCCTTTCGGTTCAATCATGCTTGTTCCTTTCAATCCAGCAAATATGATAAAGGACGGTTGGTTGGAGTTGCGCGGCCAAAGCATCATTAACAGTTCAATTATCAACAATTGTGATACAGACAAGCTTAAAAGCGTATTTGGAACAAAAATTCCTGATTGGCAAGGTTTGTTTGTAAGAGGTGCTGGCATTCAATATTTGGATGTCAAGTGGTGGAGTAGACGAGATCAGGTTTCTAAAACATCAAGTAAGATCTTTGGTTATTCATCTGTTGCTAATAGAAAAAGTTCTGGTTACATGCAAAATATTGAAGGTCGCGTGAACACAGATGATAGAAGTGCAAGGAATCCAAAAGGTGTTTTTAGAAATGAATGGAATCCGTCAAGTGGTGGTGCAGACGGTGGTGATAGTTCAACCTATGATGTGATCTTTGATAACAGCAAAATAGTTAGAGCACATGCTCACGAAACAGCTCCTGCATTCGTTACAGCACATTATGTTATGAAATGTAAATAA
- the miaE gene encoding tRNA isopentenyl-2-thiomethyl-A-37 hydroxylase MiaE — protein MFDTQLLTPINNFLKCSTPAQWIDEARKSENLSIILRDHLLCELKASQSAVYLLKRYALNDEGKQQITELVRPYEDFAYKGIGSLETLKGKSNISKSIKSKNGCAYGQDMIDKMVLLIKEELHHFYQVLEIIEEQGLEYRPITASRYAKGMIKHIRTFEPAALIDKLIVGAFIEARSCERFAKLAPFLDEPIQKFYISLLRSEARHYQDYLELAEQIANEDISERIEHFANVEAQLISTDDPEFRFHSGLPRQN, from the coding sequence ATGTTTGACACACAGTTACTAACACCTATCAATAACTTTTTGAAATGCTCAACACCTGCGCAATGGATTGATGAAGCACGTAAGTCAGAGAATCTATCTATCATTCTGCGGGACCATTTACTATGTGAATTGAAAGCCTCTCAGAGCGCAGTGTATCTTCTTAAACGCTATGCCTTAAACGATGAAGGTAAACAACAAATCACAGAGCTTGTGCGACCATACGAAGATTTTGCGTATAAAGGCATAGGAAGTCTTGAAACTCTGAAAGGCAAAAGCAACATATCTAAGTCAATCAAATCAAAAAATGGCTGTGCTTACGGACAAGATATGATCGACAAGATGGTTCTTTTGATAAAAGAAGAGCTACACCACTTCTACCAAGTTTTAGAAATCATCGAAGAGCAAGGTTTAGAGTATCGCCCGATCACCGCGAGTCGTTACGCTAAGGGAATGATTAAGCATATCCGCACTTTTGAGCCAGCGGCACTTATCGACAAACTGATTGTTGGTGCATTTATTGAAGCCCGTTCTTGCGAACGATTTGCAAAGCTTGCACCTTTCCTTGACGAGCCAATTCAGAAGTTCTACATCTCATTGCTGCGTTCAGAAGCACGACACTATCAAGACTACTTGGAGCTTGCCGAGCAGATTGCTAATGAAGATATTTCTGAACGTATTGAGCACTTTGCTAATGTTGAAGCTCAGTTAATTTCTACTGATGATCCTGAATTTAGATTTCACTCAGGTTTACCAAGGCAAAATTAA
- a CDS encoding zinc-dependent metalloprotease has product MPQKPSNVRVGDVRTNVIHIVPEASESGLLGFGPSTSNPLTGEILSAYTIMYPGVAQMGVGTAWDELAELYNKKELAKPEDVKSYGLQSSTPLTEELQLVNLTENSIVGQPASIEELQKSIFKAQEQYSETIAEDESLQETDILSRKTALEQMMANNMFPAEYAGISASMVAHKTDITELDFFEEGMFVDSSVPVDARKLKTWDELDLAQRAKISRAISTHQYLTTLVHEVGHNLGLRHNFKGSFDGDNFFTEAQAKSLGLKGVSATSSIMDYTPSEINVHPAYGLYDRAALRFAYQRKVEVHPEIDEDSQTKEEILVVKRDESQIKFIDLAPLDKVKRSDLSQPSALASLEQGYELQSQGLQLKEFGYCTDGRGRATTETGCLVFDEGTSIEAITDAYIERYETRSDLVNSRRNRLEFNENNRYLSKLFSTWNSFGRMNMVVDDYYQAYFTGDYQTPALACSDVSTATKQATCDVAKAAYKQAYFYLDILKTPEKQCILHTKQELKQADGSYLENWSGNSDWPLSSTNWLAGQVAGEVYTSKFKLPESCFDTDLKAAVESGYRYYTSPTNGNSYRFAYSVVAESKHGDFLNKVTFSNRPSEEDASYIGYEVEHLGIWMDKLLAIESLFQPSGLRGVDFALIDLPGVRDEMKALVDHWATGKPLPKASELAKEFGHIAEPYVFVDANGNAVPGISYDPQWNSSEIRATPSRLSWILNRWYGTNRSGGTSAAKSFLYSIYKYDSFRTDDYKPEAYEMGRYISISEDYLPGYTQKIDILGKTYYADESNVLAEQMIKEIKKSDIFIISQYSRSELNEHLVGRATHLNGLIGAAAQQSTDDGVLQAALASDAAVSTLRNGKSGTAKWIAALKNEFEASYPGFITYGHLWEARDKLIASGDMVWTGSCFALGEMGCMFSNDKSDQSNLYSPAIQSALAYDGLWNANNTLALVTPTYLANYEAQVASLDAIYRVSEASIKSYLDRNFGNEKLRLEAVDEKGLRNLVIVDEDSSFSIF; this is encoded by the coding sequence ATGCCACAGAAACCGAGTAATGTTCGGGTTGGCGATGTGCGTACAAATGTGATTCATATCGTTCCTGAAGCAAGTGAATCTGGTTTGCTGGGTTTTGGTCCAAGTACCTCGAATCCGTTAACGGGCGAAATTCTCAGTGCTTATACCATTATGTATCCGGGTGTAGCACAAATGGGTGTTGGCACAGCATGGGATGAGCTTGCTGAGCTATATAACAAAAAAGAGTTAGCAAAGCCTGAAGATGTTAAGTCATATGGATTGCAATCGTCCACGCCTTTAACGGAAGAACTTCAACTGGTTAACTTGACAGAGAACTCAATAGTTGGTCAGCCTGCGAGTATTGAAGAATTACAAAAAAGTATTTTCAAAGCTCAGGAACAATATAGCGAGACAATTGCTGAAGATGAATCACTTCAAGAAACGGATATTCTTTCAAGAAAAACCGCACTTGAACAAATGATGGCGAACAACATGTTCCCAGCGGAATATGCTGGTATTTCCGCAAGCATGGTCGCTCATAAAACCGATATTACAGAGCTGGACTTTTTTGAAGAAGGCATGTTTGTCGACAGTTCAGTGCCAGTAGATGCTCGCAAGCTTAAGACGTGGGATGAGTTGGACTTAGCACAACGTGCGAAAATCAGTCGAGCAATTTCTACTCACCAATATCTAACCACCCTCGTGCATGAGGTGGGCCACAACCTTGGTTTACGACATAACTTCAAAGGCTCGTTTGATGGTGACAACTTCTTTACTGAAGCTCAAGCTAAATCACTTGGTTTAAAAGGAGTATCAGCTACGTCATCAATCATGGACTACACGCCATCAGAGATCAACGTGCATCCTGCTTATGGTTTGTATGACCGCGCTGCACTTCGTTTCGCCTACCAACGTAAAGTCGAAGTTCACCCAGAAATCGATGAAGACAGCCAGACAAAAGAAGAAATCTTGGTGGTTAAACGTGATGAGTCTCAGATCAAGTTTATTGATCTCGCTCCCCTTGACAAAGTGAAACGTTCAGATTTGTCACAACCTTCTGCACTTGCCAGTTTAGAACAAGGTTATGAATTGCAGTCTCAAGGTTTGCAACTGAAAGAATTTGGCTATTGTACGGATGGTAGAGGGCGTGCGACGACAGAAACGGGCTGTCTAGTCTTTGATGAAGGGACGTCAATAGAAGCGATTACGGATGCCTACATCGAACGCTACGAAACTCGCTCTGATCTGGTCAACTCTCGCCGAAACCGCTTGGAGTTTAACGAAAACAACCGCTATTTGAGCAAACTTTTCAGCACGTGGAATTCATTCGGTAGAATGAATATGGTGGTTGATGATTATTACCAAGCTTATTTTACTGGGGACTACCAGACTCCAGCTCTGGCTTGCTCTGATGTCAGTACGGCAACAAAACAAGCGACGTGTGACGTTGCTAAAGCAGCATACAAACAAGCCTATTTCTACTTGGACATTCTGAAGACTCCTGAGAAGCAGTGTATCTTGCATACTAAGCAAGAACTGAAACAAGCTGATGGTTCTTATTTAGAAAACTGGTCTGGCAATTCAGATTGGCCTTTGAGTTCTACTAACTGGCTCGCAGGGCAAGTAGCTGGTGAGGTTTATACCTCGAAGTTCAAGCTGCCAGAGTCGTGTTTTGATACTGATCTGAAAGCAGCAGTAGAAAGTGGGTACCGCTACTATACCAGCCCTACAAACGGAAATTCATACCGATTTGCTTACAGCGTTGTAGCAGAGTCTAAACATGGCGATTTCTTGAATAAAGTGACATTTAGTAATCGTCCGAGTGAGGAAGACGCTTCGTATATTGGCTATGAAGTCGAGCACCTTGGTATTTGGATGGATAAACTTTTAGCGATTGAAAGCTTGTTCCAACCATCTGGTTTGCGAGGTGTAGACTTTGCTCTGATTGATTTGCCTGGAGTTCGAGATGAAATGAAAGCTCTGGTAGATCATTGGGCTACGGGTAAGCCTCTTCCTAAAGCATCAGAACTAGCTAAGGAATTTGGTCACATAGCCGAACCGTATGTTTTTGTAGATGCAAATGGTAACGCAGTACCAGGCATCAGCTACGATCCACAGTGGAATAGTTCAGAGATACGAGCGACACCAAGTCGGCTTTCGTGGATTTTGAACCGTTGGTACGGCACCAATCGTAGTGGTGGTACATCGGCAGCGAAAAGCTTCTTGTATTCAATTTACAAGTACGACAGTTTCCGCACGGATGATTACAAACCTGAAGCGTATGAGATGGGGCGCTATATATCTATTAGTGAGGATTACCTTCCCGGATATACACAGAAAATTGATATCTTGGGCAAAACTTACTATGCCGATGAGTCTAACGTTTTAGCAGAGCAAATGATTAAAGAGATTAAAAAATCGGATATCTTTATTATTTCTCAGTATAGCCGTTCTGAGCTAAACGAACATTTAGTCGGGCGTGCTACACATCTCAATGGCTTGATTGGCGCTGCTGCACAACAGTCCACAGATGATGGCGTTTTGCAGGCTGCTTTAGCCAGCGATGCTGCTGTCTCTACACTTCGCAACGGCAAATCGGGTACGGCTAAATGGATAGCAGCTTTGAAAAATGAGTTTGAGGCTTCATATCCTGGCTTTATTACTTATGGTCATTTATGGGAGGCAAGAGATAAACTTATTGCTTCTGGAGACATGGTTTGGACAGGCAGCTGCTTCGCTTTAGGTGAGATGGGTTGTATGTTTAGCAATGACAAGAGTGATCAAAGCAATCTGTATTCGCCAGCGATCCAATCTGCACTAGCGTATGATGGACTGTGGAATGCAAATAATACTTTAGCGCTAGTTACGCCAACATATTTGGCGAACTATGAAGCGCAGGTCGCTTCTTTAGATGCTATTTACCGAGTCTCAGAAGCTTCAATCAAAAGCTATTTAGATAGAAACTTTGGTAATGAAAAATTGCGGTTGGAAGCGGTTGATGAAAAAGGTCTACGCAATCTTGTTATCGTAGATGAAGATAGCTCATTTTCAATCTTTTAA
- a CDS encoding ATP-binding cassette domain-containing protein, giving the protein MEEILRIDNLKQHFVSGKKLFAKGYTVKAVDGVSLSVKRGETLGLVGESGCGKSTLGRTILKLFEPTEGKIYFEGRDITQLSPKEMRPLRKEMQIVFQDPLESLNQRHTIGMILEEPFIIHKVGTAAERKQWVVELLEKVGLPANAVSRYPHEFSGGQRQRIGIARAIALKPKLLICDESVSALDVSVQAQIINLLLRLQQEMNLAMIFISHDLSVVRQVSDNVAVMYFGKIVEYGKSIELYDNPQNEYTKKLLSAIPITHPKYRKKKRELPRKIS; this is encoded by the coding sequence ATGGAAGAGATATTGAGAATCGACAATCTCAAGCAACACTTTGTTTCGGGTAAAAAATTGTTTGCCAAAGGGTACACTGTCAAAGCCGTTGATGGGGTATCTCTTTCGGTTAAACGTGGTGAAACGCTTGGTCTCGTGGGCGAATCAGGGTGTGGTAAAAGCACCTTGGGCCGAACCATTTTAAAATTATTCGAGCCCACTGAAGGCAAAATCTATTTTGAAGGGCGGGATATTACCCAACTCAGCCCGAAAGAGATGCGTCCTTTGCGTAAAGAGATGCAGATTGTTTTTCAAGATCCGCTCGAGTCGCTCAATCAACGCCATACCATAGGCATGATATTGGAAGAGCCGTTTATTATCCATAAAGTGGGCACGGCGGCGGAGCGTAAACAGTGGGTAGTTGAACTACTTGAAAAAGTCGGTCTACCAGCGAATGCGGTCAGCCGTTATCCGCATGAGTTTTCTGGTGGGCAGCGTCAACGTATTGGTATTGCCCGAGCCATTGCGCTTAAACCTAAATTACTTATTTGTGATGAATCTGTATCGGCGTTGGATGTTTCCGTACAGGCACAAATTATTAATTTACTCTTAAGACTGCAGCAAGAAATGAATCTGGCCATGATATTTATCTCTCATGATTTATCAGTAGTGAGACAAGTATCCGATAATGTTGCCGTCATGTACTTTGGAAAAATCGTGGAATACGGAAAATCGATTGAACTGTATGATAATCCACAAAATGAATATACAAAGAAATTACTTTCTGCTATACCAATTACTCATCCAAAGTATAGAAAGAAAAAGCGAGAACTCCCTCGGAAAATTTCCTAG
- a CDS encoding ABC transporter permease subunit, translating into MINVSPLTQKKIRAFKEIKRGYWSFIVLVTLLVLSLFAEFLVNSKALVVKYNGDWFFPVVSDVRPGSDFGLDYSSETDYRSLKKQFAQEGGSNFVLMPLVPWNPYEQDFSGDFPPVAPDAQAKHYLGTDVIGRDILARLVYGFRTAMGFALVTMAVSYAIGTVVGCAMGFFGGKFDLFVQRLIEVWSMVPFLYVIMILVSITQPTFALFVAINVLFGWMGMTWYMRTMTYKESAREYVLAAKALGASTWRILMHHILPNTMVMIVTLAPFTIAGNITALTALDYLGLGLMPPTPSWGELLQQGKSNLDSPWIVSSVVTSIVAILVMVTFIGEAIRAAFDPKKFTRYV; encoded by the coding sequence ATGATCAATGTAAGCCCTTTAACACAGAAGAAAATTCGTGCATTTAAAGAGATTAAGCGTGGTTACTGGTCATTTATCGTTTTGGTCACTTTGCTGGTGCTTTCGCTGTTTGCTGAATTTCTCGTCAACAGCAAAGCGCTGGTGGTGAAATATAACGGCGATTGGTTTTTCCCTGTGGTGAGTGATGTTCGCCCAGGTAGCGATTTTGGCTTGGACTATTCAAGCGAGACGGACTACCGCAGCTTGAAAAAGCAATTTGCACAAGAAGGTGGCTCCAATTTCGTGCTGATGCCACTGGTGCCATGGAACCCTTACGAGCAAGATTTTAGCGGTGATTTCCCGCCTGTTGCACCAGATGCCCAAGCCAAACACTACCTCGGCACCGACGTGATAGGCCGCGATATTCTTGCCAGATTAGTGTATGGCTTTCGAACTGCGATGGGGTTCGCTCTGGTGACGATGGCGGTCTCCTATGCCATAGGCACCGTTGTCGGCTGCGCGATGGGTTTCTTTGGGGGTAAGTTCGACCTTTTTGTTCAGCGGCTTATCGAAGTTTGGTCTATGGTGCCTTTTCTCTATGTCATCATGATTTTGGTCTCCATTACACAACCCACTTTTGCCCTCTTTGTGGCGATAAACGTACTATTCGGCTGGATGGGGATGACGTGGTACATGCGTACCATGACCTATAAAGAGTCGGCTCGAGAATATGTTCTGGCTGCGAAAGCATTGGGTGCATCGACTTGGCGTATTTTAATGCACCACATCTTGCCAAATACCATGGTGATGATTGTCACGCTCGCACCGTTTACCATTGCCGGGAATATCACGGCGCTGACTGCGCTGGATTATTTGGGGTTAGGTCTGATGCCACCAACGCCAAGTTGGGGTGAGTTGTTACAACAAGGAAAGTCGAATCTGGATTCACCTTGGATAGTCTCGTCCGTGGTCACTTCCATCGTTGCCATTCTCGTCATGGTGACGTTTATAGGCGAAGCGATCCGCGCGGCATTTGATCCTAAGAAATTCACCAGATACGTATAG